The following are from one region of the Sciurus carolinensis chromosome 5, mSciCar1.2, whole genome shotgun sequence genome:
- the Eef1akmt1 gene encoding EEF1A lysine methyltransferase 1, whose product MSDSEDDDTPQLSSHTLAALQEFYAEQKQHADPGGDDKYHIGIVEENWQLSQFWYSQETALRLAQEVIAAAGEGGRIACVSAPSVYQKLRELHREDFSIYIFEYDKRFAIYGEEFIFYDYNTPLDLPEKIAAHSFDIVIADPPYLSEECLRKTSETIKYLTRGKILLCTGAIMEEQAAQLLDVRMCKFIPKHTRNLANEFRCYVNYDSGLDSET is encoded by the exons ATGAGTGACTCGGAAGATGACGATACCCCCCAGCTTTCTTCCCACACCTTAGCAGCACTCCAGGAATTTTACGCTGAGCAGAAGCAACATGCTGACCCAGGTGGGGATGACAAATACCACATTGGAATAGTAGAAGAGAATTGG CAATTGAGCCAGTTTTGGTATAGTCAGGAAACTGCTTTGCGACTAGCCCAGGAGGTGATTGCTGCTGCTGGAGAAGGTGGCAG AATAGCGTGTGTGAGTGCCCCCAGTGTTTATCAGAAGCTCAGAGAACTACACAGAGAAGACTTCTCTATATACATCTTTGAATATGACAAAAGATTTGCAATATATGGAGAAGAATTTATCTTCTATGATTATAACACTCCACTGGATTTACCTGAAAAAATTGCTGCACATAGTTTTGACATTGTAATAGCAGATCCTCCCTATCTTTCTGAGGAATGTCTCAGAAAGACATCAGAAACCATCAAGTACCTGACGAGGGGCAAGATTCTGCTGTGCACAG GTGCCATCATGGAAGAACAGGCAGCGCAACTTCTGGACGTGAGGATGTGCAAGTTTATTCCAAAACACACCCGAAACTTGGCAAATGAGTTTCGCTGTTATGTGAATTATGATTCTGGACTGGACTCTGAAACCTAA